A part of Halictus rubicundus isolate RS-2024b chromosome 4, iyHalRubi1_principal, whole genome shotgun sequence genomic DNA contains:
- the Asator gene encoding tau-tubulin kinase asator isoform X3, whose amino-acid sequence MHPVHSTNLLLRNVGDESTDQNNNITMTSEDLLQPGHVVKERWKVIRKIGGGGFGEIYEGQDLMTKEQVALKVESARQPKQVLKMEVAVLKKLQGREHVCRFIGCGRNDRFNYVVMQLQGKNLAELRRAQPRGSFSLSTTLRLGLQILQAIESIHEVGFLHRDIKPSNFSIGRLPHNSRLLYMLDFGLSRQFTTSTGEVRPPRSAAGFRGTVRYASVNAHKNKEMGRHDDLWSLFYMLVEFVNGQLPWRKIKDKEQVGLMKEKYDHHLLLKHLPSDFRGFLEHIQSLEYADKPDYEMLTGLFERCMKRRGVKTNDPYDWERSLMANETVPTTRSLPAVTIPPVLTTATTINQPPPTPNVDTNNQENVEPDNRKELDAQLDYESICRRNKQRGVEGSSVPFTSAISNHGRDKNCNATIPTIDNTHQQTRQQAVLPPSTHGSPKKRRAVSMAAEPQTGAVTEEKPMDNEGNALMASARSASEVTRYKISAKLPAPLRKSQSGAFVRVRVRPAPEPTTEEPPSPRVQTEVDASYCSYDVTNPKYVGNQSPVTEQREPLKREPRRRTDGRQQTRASRAAIRDCSITQFAQIDDDNVSALQQVTKGGGGLTLASQWKSQFDDSEETDNEWKGENLQSPEHKGTTLPAIVPQSTVVSDAVTTASSVPASIDAKTAVVQSATSVVSHQHSIVPSALSRISEDSPKPSVPHRCLNIAGIEKYPDLQGALPSAWSVPALASHVRANLEAPLVQQAAFDDLLYEVDVMRNIATRYDSPRESPPPRRASVPAVAFSPPNTMPSTPGGEEEEAGAVAGRLEIRVVDGTAGATVVQTTTDREPLQRSMANGTVDSPAGPNQGSEESSVYDDAVENRPPADGVASAHKENNTTTVSTTISNVVATRENKDNKEKEAPCRIYNTVSKIPVPVKSPRCSLSESTPETNTPNTRTCVANEIEKSSTPAAITRERDATPRNFCEARIRRCATLPDARQIFSPLTSANSAEDENLTGCTPALRRRRQSEKYVTDASQLNLRFQRLQRRVRPNSDILSRFSPRGVPSHLLGEAAKQTEESSDSDSDSSGPPNAQPPPPPTSLPLHVAENNARCRRFRPIPDATIVSRES is encoded by the exons AT GCATCCCGTTCATTCAACCAATTTGCTGCTGAGGAATGTAGGCGACGAAAGCACGGATCAGAATAATAATATAACTATGACGAGTGAGGACTTGCTACAGCCTGGCCATGTGGTCAAAGAACGTTGGAAAGTC ATTCGAAAAATAGGAGGAGGCGGATTCGGAGAAATCTATGAAGGCCAAGATTTAATGACGAAGGAGCAAGTCGCGTTAAAAGTCGAGTCCGCTCGTCAGCCGAAGCAAGTTCTTAAAATGGAAGTAGCCGTACTAAAGAAACTCCAGG GTAGGGAACACGTCTGCAGATTCATCGGCTGTGGTCGAAACGACCGATTCAATTATGTCGTGATGCAATTGCAAGGGAAAAATTTAGCTGAATTACGCCGCGCCCAGCCGAGAGGTTCCTTTTCTTTGTCCACCACTCTTCGTTTGGGACTTCAAATTCTTCAGGCGATAGAGAGTATACACGAAGTAGGTTTTCTTCACAGGGACATTAAACCG TCGAATTTTTCAATCGGACGACTTCCACACAACTCGAGGCTGCTGTACATGCTCGACTTTGGACTGTCTCGCCAGTTTACAACCAGCACCGGTGAAGTTCGACCACCTCGCAGCGCGGCAGGATTCAGAGGAACCGTTCGTTACGCGTCCGTAAATGCACACAAAAATAAAGAGATGGGCAGACACGACGATTTATGGTCGTTGTTCTACATGTTGGTGGAGTTTGTCAATGGGCAACTTCCGTGGCGAAAAATAAAGGACAAAGAACAG GTGGGTCTGATGAAAGAGAAGTACGATCATCATTTACTTTTGAAACACCTTCCATCCGACTTTCGTGGTTTTCTAGAACACATTCAG agtttGGAATACGCGGACAAACCGGACTACGAGATGCTGACGGGCTTGTTCGAGCGTTGCATGAAACGTAGAGGGGTGAAGACGAACGATCCTTACGACTGGGAAAGATCGTTAATGGCGAACGAAACCGTGCCAACTACCAGGTCTTTGCCTGCTGTGACCATACCTCCCGTACTGACTACAGCGACCACGATCAATCAGCCGCCGCCCACGCCGAACGTCGACACGAACAACCAAGAAAACGTCGAACCCGACAACAGGAAAGAATTAGAC GCACAATTGGATTACGAGAGCATATGCAGAAGAAACAAACAACGCGGTGTGGAAGGATCATCGGTTCCGTTCACATCGGCCATCAGCAATCATGGCCGAGATAAGAACTGTAACGCGACGATACCGACGATCGACAACACCCACCAGCAGACCAGACAGCAAGCTGTTCTTCCACCGTCGACTCATG GTTCGCCGAAGAAAAGACGTGCAGTTTCGATGGCCGCGGAACCGCAGACAGGAGCGGTCACGGAGGAGAAACCCATGGACAACGAGGGGAACGCGTTGATGGCCTCTGCGCGTTCCGCTTCGGAAGTGACTCGATACAAAATTAGCGCAAAGCTACCGGCACCGCTGAGAAAATCACAGAGCGGCGCGTTCGTTCGAGTACGGGTCAGACCCGCGCCCGAACCGACAACCGAAGAACCGCCCAGCCCTCGAGTGCAAACCGAAGTCGACGCCTCCTATTGTTCCTACGATGTTACCAATCCGAAATACGTTGGAAATCAGAGTCCC GTTACAGAACAAAGGGAGCCACTGAAAAGAGAACCGCGCAGAAGAACGGACGGCCGACAACAGACACGAGCCAGCCGTGCGGCGATAAGAGACTGTTCTATCACACAGTTCGCACAGATCGACGACGACAACGTATCCGCGCTGCAACAAGTAACCAAAGGCGGTGGTGGCTTGACCTTGGCCTCTCAATGGAAGTCGCAATTCGACGACTCCGAGGAGACCGACAACGAGTGGAAAGGAGAGAATTTACAAAGTCCTGAACATAAAGGGACCACCTTGCCAGCGATAGTTCCGCAG TCGACAGTTGTCAGTGATGCTGTGACTACCGCATCTTCAGTGCCTGCGTCTATCGATGCGAAAACAGCGGTGGTCCAATCGGCCACGTCGGTTGTGTCTCATCAGCATTCGATTGTACCGTCCGCCCTGTCTCGAATCAGCGAAGATTCACCGAAACCATCGGTTCCTCATCGATGCTTGAACATTGCTGGCATCGAAAAATATCCTGATCTCCAAGGGGCGCTCCCGAGCGCTTGGAGTGTTCCAGCATTGGCATCGCATGTCCGCGCCAACCTCGAAGCACCGTTG GTTCAACAGGCGGCGTTCGACGATCTGTTGTACGAGGTCGACGTAATGAGAAACATCGCAACGCGTTACGACTCGCCGAGAGAAAGTCCGCCGCCACGAAGAGCGAGCGTGCCGGCGGTTGCTTTCTCACCCCCTAACACGATGCCGAGTACACCCggtggagaagaagaagaagcgggaGCGGTGGCGGGTAGGCTGGAAATTAGGGTGGTGGACGGGACGGCTGGCGCTACCGTTGTACAAACTACCACCGACAGAGAACCGTTGCAGA GGAGCATGGCAAACGGTACAGTGGATAGTCCAGCTGGCCCTAATCAAGGATCGGAAGAATCGTCGGTATACGACGATGCTGTCGAGAATCGGCCACCTGCCGATGGTGTCGCATCGGCACATAAGGAAAACAATACGACAACCGTCTCGACCACTATATCGAACGTAGTAGCCACTCGTGAAAATAAGGACAATAAAGAAAAGGAAGCTCCTTGTAGGATTTATAACACTGTCAGTAAAATACCGGTCCCGGTTAAAAGTCCGAGATGCTCGCTATCAGAGTCCACTCCAGAAACGAATACTCCGAATACCAGGACTTGCGTGGCTAACGAAATTGAAAAATCGTCTACACCCGCGGCTATAACCAGGGAAAGAGATGCTA CGCCCAGGAACTTCTGTGAGGCCCGGATACGACGATGCGCAACCTTGCCCGACGCACGACAGATCTTTTCACCGTTAACGTCGGCTAATTCGGCGGAAGATGAAAATTTGACCGGATGCACCCCTGCGTTACGTCGCCGAAGGCAAAGCGAGAAATACGTGACGGATGCTAGTCAACTGAATCTGCGGTTCCAAAGACTGCAACGCAGAGTCAGACCCAATTCCGACATACTGTCTCGATTTTCTCCTAGAGGAGTACCTTCTCATCTCCTAGGAGAAGCGGCCAAACAAACGGAAGAGAGCAGCGACAGCGATTCCGACAGCAGCGGTCCACCGAATGCTCAACCCCCGCCACCCCCGACGTCCTTGCCACTGCATGTTGCAGAAAACAATGCCAG ATGCCGCAGATTTCGACCTATACCGGATGCAACGATAGTCAGCCGGGAATCGTGA
- the Asator gene encoding tau-tubulin kinase asator isoform X1: MHPVHSTNLLLRNVGDESTDQNNNITMTSEDLLQPGHVVKERWKVIRKIGGGGFGEIYEGQDLMTKEQVALKVESARQPKQVLKMEVAVLKKLQGREHVCRFIGCGRNDRFNYVVMQLQGKNLAELRRAQPRGSFSLSTTLRLGLQILQAIESIHEVGFLHRDIKPSNFSIGRLPHNSRLLYMLDFGLSRQFTTSTGEVRPPRSAAGFRGTVRYASVNAHKNKEMGRHDDLWSLFYMLVEFVNGQLPWRKIKDKEQVGLMKEKYDHHLLLKHLPSDFRGFLEHIQSLEYADKPDYEMLTGLFERCMKRRGVKTNDPYDWERSLMANETVPTTRSLPAVTIPPVLTTATTINQPPPTPNVDTNNQENVEPDNRKELDAQLDYESICRRNKQRGVEGSSVPFTSAISNHGRDKNCNATIPTIDNTHQQTRQQAVLPPSTHGSPKKRRAVSMAAEPQTGAVTEEKPMDNEGNALMASARSASEVTRYKISAKLPAPLRKSQSGAFVRVRVRPAPEPTTEEPPSPRVQTEVDASYCSYDVTNPKYVGNQSPVTEQREPLKREPRRRTDGRQQTRASRAAIRDCSITQFAQIDDDNVSALQQVTKGGGGLTLASQWKSQFDDSEETDNEWKGENLQSPEHKGTTLPAIVPQSTVVSDAVTTASSVPASIDAKTAVVQSATSVVSHQHSIVPSALSRISEDSPKPSVPHRCLNIAGIEKYPDLQGALPSAWSVPALASHVRANLEAPLVQQAAFDDLLYEVDVMRNIATRYDSPRESPPPRRASVPAVAFSPPNTMPSTPGGEEEEAGAVAGRLEIRVVDGTAGATVVQTTTDREPLQRSMANGTVDSPAGPNQGSEESSVYDDAVENRPPADGVASAHKENNTTTVSTTISNVVATRENKDNKEKEAPCRIYNTVSKIPVPVKSPRCSLSESTPETNTPNTRTCVANEIEKSSTPAAITRERDATIKGKPLTAPRNFCEARIRRCATLPDARQIFSPLTSANSAEDENLTGCTPALRRRRQSEKYVTDASQLNLRFQRLQRRVRPNSDILSRFSPRGVPSHLLGEAAKQTEESSDSDSDSSGPPNAQPPPPPTSLPLHVAENNARCRRFRPIPDATIVSRES; the protein is encoded by the exons AT GCATCCCGTTCATTCAACCAATTTGCTGCTGAGGAATGTAGGCGACGAAAGCACGGATCAGAATAATAATATAACTATGACGAGTGAGGACTTGCTACAGCCTGGCCATGTGGTCAAAGAACGTTGGAAAGTC ATTCGAAAAATAGGAGGAGGCGGATTCGGAGAAATCTATGAAGGCCAAGATTTAATGACGAAGGAGCAAGTCGCGTTAAAAGTCGAGTCCGCTCGTCAGCCGAAGCAAGTTCTTAAAATGGAAGTAGCCGTACTAAAGAAACTCCAGG GTAGGGAACACGTCTGCAGATTCATCGGCTGTGGTCGAAACGACCGATTCAATTATGTCGTGATGCAATTGCAAGGGAAAAATTTAGCTGAATTACGCCGCGCCCAGCCGAGAGGTTCCTTTTCTTTGTCCACCACTCTTCGTTTGGGACTTCAAATTCTTCAGGCGATAGAGAGTATACACGAAGTAGGTTTTCTTCACAGGGACATTAAACCG TCGAATTTTTCAATCGGACGACTTCCACACAACTCGAGGCTGCTGTACATGCTCGACTTTGGACTGTCTCGCCAGTTTACAACCAGCACCGGTGAAGTTCGACCACCTCGCAGCGCGGCAGGATTCAGAGGAACCGTTCGTTACGCGTCCGTAAATGCACACAAAAATAAAGAGATGGGCAGACACGACGATTTATGGTCGTTGTTCTACATGTTGGTGGAGTTTGTCAATGGGCAACTTCCGTGGCGAAAAATAAAGGACAAAGAACAG GTGGGTCTGATGAAAGAGAAGTACGATCATCATTTACTTTTGAAACACCTTCCATCCGACTTTCGTGGTTTTCTAGAACACATTCAG agtttGGAATACGCGGACAAACCGGACTACGAGATGCTGACGGGCTTGTTCGAGCGTTGCATGAAACGTAGAGGGGTGAAGACGAACGATCCTTACGACTGGGAAAGATCGTTAATGGCGAACGAAACCGTGCCAACTACCAGGTCTTTGCCTGCTGTGACCATACCTCCCGTACTGACTACAGCGACCACGATCAATCAGCCGCCGCCCACGCCGAACGTCGACACGAACAACCAAGAAAACGTCGAACCCGACAACAGGAAAGAATTAGAC GCACAATTGGATTACGAGAGCATATGCAGAAGAAACAAACAACGCGGTGTGGAAGGATCATCGGTTCCGTTCACATCGGCCATCAGCAATCATGGCCGAGATAAGAACTGTAACGCGACGATACCGACGATCGACAACACCCACCAGCAGACCAGACAGCAAGCTGTTCTTCCACCGTCGACTCATG GTTCGCCGAAGAAAAGACGTGCAGTTTCGATGGCCGCGGAACCGCAGACAGGAGCGGTCACGGAGGAGAAACCCATGGACAACGAGGGGAACGCGTTGATGGCCTCTGCGCGTTCCGCTTCGGAAGTGACTCGATACAAAATTAGCGCAAAGCTACCGGCACCGCTGAGAAAATCACAGAGCGGCGCGTTCGTTCGAGTACGGGTCAGACCCGCGCCCGAACCGACAACCGAAGAACCGCCCAGCCCTCGAGTGCAAACCGAAGTCGACGCCTCCTATTGTTCCTACGATGTTACCAATCCGAAATACGTTGGAAATCAGAGTCCC GTTACAGAACAAAGGGAGCCACTGAAAAGAGAACCGCGCAGAAGAACGGACGGCCGACAACAGACACGAGCCAGCCGTGCGGCGATAAGAGACTGTTCTATCACACAGTTCGCACAGATCGACGACGACAACGTATCCGCGCTGCAACAAGTAACCAAAGGCGGTGGTGGCTTGACCTTGGCCTCTCAATGGAAGTCGCAATTCGACGACTCCGAGGAGACCGACAACGAGTGGAAAGGAGAGAATTTACAAAGTCCTGAACATAAAGGGACCACCTTGCCAGCGATAGTTCCGCAG TCGACAGTTGTCAGTGATGCTGTGACTACCGCATCTTCAGTGCCTGCGTCTATCGATGCGAAAACAGCGGTGGTCCAATCGGCCACGTCGGTTGTGTCTCATCAGCATTCGATTGTACCGTCCGCCCTGTCTCGAATCAGCGAAGATTCACCGAAACCATCGGTTCCTCATCGATGCTTGAACATTGCTGGCATCGAAAAATATCCTGATCTCCAAGGGGCGCTCCCGAGCGCTTGGAGTGTTCCAGCATTGGCATCGCATGTCCGCGCCAACCTCGAAGCACCGTTG GTTCAACAGGCGGCGTTCGACGATCTGTTGTACGAGGTCGACGTAATGAGAAACATCGCAACGCGTTACGACTCGCCGAGAGAAAGTCCGCCGCCACGAAGAGCGAGCGTGCCGGCGGTTGCTTTCTCACCCCCTAACACGATGCCGAGTACACCCggtggagaagaagaagaagcgggaGCGGTGGCGGGTAGGCTGGAAATTAGGGTGGTGGACGGGACGGCTGGCGCTACCGTTGTACAAACTACCACCGACAGAGAACCGTTGCAGA GGAGCATGGCAAACGGTACAGTGGATAGTCCAGCTGGCCCTAATCAAGGATCGGAAGAATCGTCGGTATACGACGATGCTGTCGAGAATCGGCCACCTGCCGATGGTGTCGCATCGGCACATAAGGAAAACAATACGACAACCGTCTCGACCACTATATCGAACGTAGTAGCCACTCGTGAAAATAAGGACAATAAAGAAAAGGAAGCTCCTTGTAGGATTTATAACACTGTCAGTAAAATACCGGTCCCGGTTAAAAGTCCGAGATGCTCGCTATCAGAGTCCACTCCAGAAACGAATACTCCGAATACCAGGACTTGCGTGGCTAACGAAATTGAAAAATCGTCTACACCCGCGGCTATAACCAGGGAAAGAGATGCTA CTATCAAAGGCAAACCCTTGACAGCGCCCAGGAACTTCTGTGAGGCCCGGATACGACGATGCGCAACCTTGCCCGACGCACGACAGATCTTTTCACCGTTAACGTCGGCTAATTCGGCGGAAGATGAAAATTTGACCGGATGCACCCCTGCGTTACGTCGCCGAAGGCAAAGCGAGAAATACGTGACGGATGCTAGTCAACTGAATCTGCGGTTCCAAAGACTGCAACGCAGAGTCAGACCCAATTCCGACATACTGTCTCGATTTTCTCCTAGAGGAGTACCTTCTCATCTCCTAGGAGAAGCGGCCAAACAAACGGAAGAGAGCAGCGACAGCGATTCCGACAGCAGCGGTCCACCGAATGCTCAACCCCCGCCACCCCCGACGTCCTTGCCACTGCATGTTGCAGAAAACAATGCCAG ATGCCGCAGATTTCGACCTATACCGGATGCAACGATAGTCAGCCGGGAATCGTGA
- the Asator gene encoding tau-tubulin kinase asator isoform X6, translating into MHPVHSTNLLLRNVGDESTDQNNNITMTSEDLLQPGHVVKERWKVIRKIGGGGFGEIYEGQDLMTKEQVALKVESARQPKQVLKMEVAVLKKLQGREHVCRFIGCGRNDRFNYVVMQLQGKNLAELRRAQPRGSFSLSTTLRLGLQILQAIESIHEVGFLHRDIKPSNFSIGRLPHNSRLLYMLDFGLSRQFTTSTGEVRPPRSAAGFRGTVRYASVNAHKNKEMGRHDDLWSLFYMLVEFVNGQLPWRKIKDKEQVGLMKEKYDHHLLLKHLPSDFRGFLEHIQSLEYADKPDYEMLTGLFERCMKRRGVKTNDPYDWERSLMANETVPTTRSLPAVTIPPVLTTATTINQPPPTPNVDTNNQENVEPDNRKELDAQLDYESICRRNKQRGVEGSSVPFTSAISNHGRDKNCNATIPTIDNTHQQTRQQAVLPPSTHGSPKKRRAVSMAAEPQTGAVTEEKPMDNEGNALMASARSASEVTRYKISAKLPAPLRKSQSGAFVRVRVRPAPEPTTEEPPSPRVQTEVDASYCSYDVTNPKYVGNQSPVTEQREPLKREPRRRTDGRQQTRASRAAIRDCSITQFAQIDDDNVSALQQVTKGGGGLTLASQWKSQFDDSEETDNEWKGENLQSPEHKGTTLPAIVPQSTVVSDAVTTASSVPASIDAKTAVVQSATSVVSHQHSIVPSALSRISEDSPKPSVPHRCLNIAGIEKYPDLQGALPSAWSVPALASHVRANLEAPLVQQAAFDDLLYEVDVMRNIATRYDSPRESPPPRRASVPAVAFSPPNTMPSTPGGEEEEAGAVAGRLEIRVVDGTAGATVVQTTTDREPLQTPRNFCEARIRRCATLPDARQIFSPLTSANSAEDENLTGCTPALRRRRQSEKYVTDASQLNLRFQRLQRRVRPNSDILSRFSPRGVPSHLLGEAAKQTEESSDSDSDSSGPPNAQPPPPPTSLPLHVAENNARCRRFRPIPDATIVSRES; encoded by the exons AT GCATCCCGTTCATTCAACCAATTTGCTGCTGAGGAATGTAGGCGACGAAAGCACGGATCAGAATAATAATATAACTATGACGAGTGAGGACTTGCTACAGCCTGGCCATGTGGTCAAAGAACGTTGGAAAGTC ATTCGAAAAATAGGAGGAGGCGGATTCGGAGAAATCTATGAAGGCCAAGATTTAATGACGAAGGAGCAAGTCGCGTTAAAAGTCGAGTCCGCTCGTCAGCCGAAGCAAGTTCTTAAAATGGAAGTAGCCGTACTAAAGAAACTCCAGG GTAGGGAACACGTCTGCAGATTCATCGGCTGTGGTCGAAACGACCGATTCAATTATGTCGTGATGCAATTGCAAGGGAAAAATTTAGCTGAATTACGCCGCGCCCAGCCGAGAGGTTCCTTTTCTTTGTCCACCACTCTTCGTTTGGGACTTCAAATTCTTCAGGCGATAGAGAGTATACACGAAGTAGGTTTTCTTCACAGGGACATTAAACCG TCGAATTTTTCAATCGGACGACTTCCACACAACTCGAGGCTGCTGTACATGCTCGACTTTGGACTGTCTCGCCAGTTTACAACCAGCACCGGTGAAGTTCGACCACCTCGCAGCGCGGCAGGATTCAGAGGAACCGTTCGTTACGCGTCCGTAAATGCACACAAAAATAAAGAGATGGGCAGACACGACGATTTATGGTCGTTGTTCTACATGTTGGTGGAGTTTGTCAATGGGCAACTTCCGTGGCGAAAAATAAAGGACAAAGAACAG GTGGGTCTGATGAAAGAGAAGTACGATCATCATTTACTTTTGAAACACCTTCCATCCGACTTTCGTGGTTTTCTAGAACACATTCAG agtttGGAATACGCGGACAAACCGGACTACGAGATGCTGACGGGCTTGTTCGAGCGTTGCATGAAACGTAGAGGGGTGAAGACGAACGATCCTTACGACTGGGAAAGATCGTTAATGGCGAACGAAACCGTGCCAACTACCAGGTCTTTGCCTGCTGTGACCATACCTCCCGTACTGACTACAGCGACCACGATCAATCAGCCGCCGCCCACGCCGAACGTCGACACGAACAACCAAGAAAACGTCGAACCCGACAACAGGAAAGAATTAGAC GCACAATTGGATTACGAGAGCATATGCAGAAGAAACAAACAACGCGGTGTGGAAGGATCATCGGTTCCGTTCACATCGGCCATCAGCAATCATGGCCGAGATAAGAACTGTAACGCGACGATACCGACGATCGACAACACCCACCAGCAGACCAGACAGCAAGCTGTTCTTCCACCGTCGACTCATG GTTCGCCGAAGAAAAGACGTGCAGTTTCGATGGCCGCGGAACCGCAGACAGGAGCGGTCACGGAGGAGAAACCCATGGACAACGAGGGGAACGCGTTGATGGCCTCTGCGCGTTCCGCTTCGGAAGTGACTCGATACAAAATTAGCGCAAAGCTACCGGCACCGCTGAGAAAATCACAGAGCGGCGCGTTCGTTCGAGTACGGGTCAGACCCGCGCCCGAACCGACAACCGAAGAACCGCCCAGCCCTCGAGTGCAAACCGAAGTCGACGCCTCCTATTGTTCCTACGATGTTACCAATCCGAAATACGTTGGAAATCAGAGTCCC GTTACAGAACAAAGGGAGCCACTGAAAAGAGAACCGCGCAGAAGAACGGACGGCCGACAACAGACACGAGCCAGCCGTGCGGCGATAAGAGACTGTTCTATCACACAGTTCGCACAGATCGACGACGACAACGTATCCGCGCTGCAACAAGTAACCAAAGGCGGTGGTGGCTTGACCTTGGCCTCTCAATGGAAGTCGCAATTCGACGACTCCGAGGAGACCGACAACGAGTGGAAAGGAGAGAATTTACAAAGTCCTGAACATAAAGGGACCACCTTGCCAGCGATAGTTCCGCAG TCGACAGTTGTCAGTGATGCTGTGACTACCGCATCTTCAGTGCCTGCGTCTATCGATGCGAAAACAGCGGTGGTCCAATCGGCCACGTCGGTTGTGTCTCATCAGCATTCGATTGTACCGTCCGCCCTGTCTCGAATCAGCGAAGATTCACCGAAACCATCGGTTCCTCATCGATGCTTGAACATTGCTGGCATCGAAAAATATCCTGATCTCCAAGGGGCGCTCCCGAGCGCTTGGAGTGTTCCAGCATTGGCATCGCATGTCCGCGCCAACCTCGAAGCACCGTTG GTTCAACAGGCGGCGTTCGACGATCTGTTGTACGAGGTCGACGTAATGAGAAACATCGCAACGCGTTACGACTCGCCGAGAGAAAGTCCGCCGCCACGAAGAGCGAGCGTGCCGGCGGTTGCTTTCTCACCCCCTAACACGATGCCGAGTACACCCggtggagaagaagaagaagcgggaGCGGTGGCGGGTAGGCTGGAAATTAGGGTGGTGGACGGGACGGCTGGCGCTACCGTTGTACAAACTACCACCGACAGAGAACCGTTGCAGA CGCCCAGGAACTTCTGTGAGGCCCGGATACGACGATGCGCAACCTTGCCCGACGCACGACAGATCTTTTCACCGTTAACGTCGGCTAATTCGGCGGAAGATGAAAATTTGACCGGATGCACCCCTGCGTTACGTCGCCGAAGGCAAAGCGAGAAATACGTGACGGATGCTAGTCAACTGAATCTGCGGTTCCAAAGACTGCAACGCAGAGTCAGACCCAATTCCGACATACTGTCTCGATTTTCTCCTAGAGGAGTACCTTCTCATCTCCTAGGAGAAGCGGCCAAACAAACGGAAGAGAGCAGCGACAGCGATTCCGACAGCAGCGGTCCACCGAATGCTCAACCCCCGCCACCCCCGACGTCCTTGCCACTGCATGTTGCAGAAAACAATGCCAG ATGCCGCAGATTTCGACCTATACCGGATGCAACGATAGTCAGCCGGGAATCGTGA